TCAAAATGCTCTATGTGTTTGTGAacataaaaatcgatattgcACATTGTGTGGCTTGTTTGCAAGCTACTTTGCCAGTCACCACAAAGTTAGCATTAGTCAGTACAATACAATTTGCTACAACAGTACAAGCAGTAGCATTAGAACTGAGGAGAGGAGGTTACGAAGTTTCAGTGCCACAGAGCAAGCCACTTAGTCCTGGAGAAGtatttacaatacattttttgctGTGCatatgagattaaaataatactgatgagtaattctttttaaagattttaggGTGCACAGCTCCACAAGTTCGCTGCGCTGATGCAGTAATTTACATAGGAGACGGCCGTTTTCATTTGGAAGCTGCAATGATTGCCAATCCTAAACTGAGGGCTTTTAAATACGACCCATACGCGAAAAAATTGACTGAGGAATTTTACGATCACGAAAGGATGTTGAAGACCAGATACGAAGCGATACAACGGGCCGCAAAGACTGACAAATATGCTTTAATACTTGGCACTTTAGGCAGACAAGGAAATCctaatgtattaaaaaccTTACAGAATAGAATTGAAGCCTTGGGAAAGGAAAATGTCGTAATACTGCTCTCGGAAATATTTCCGGATAAGATCAAGCTGTTCAAAGGCGTCGATGCTTTTATACAAGtaagatcttttttaataagagaaataaattgatcaaaaagtttactctttttttaaaaaaaataatgtatatgtgtgtgtgtatacaatttttaaatgagttatacatataaggaaaaaaaacgtactattttttaaatccatttgatgtaatttaatgaatatcatcaattcaaaaaatttatgtattatgttgaattgtcaattatattttattcaagattGCATGTCCACGATTGAGCATCGACTGGGGCGTTGCATTCGAGAAACCATTTCTCACACCATACGAAGGTGCTGTCGCCCTCAGAATGACTGATTTTGACATGGAACGGCCGTATCCTATGGATTTTTACGCTACCATCAGTCTCGGGCCGTGGACCGCTAATCATAAGGAATCTGAATTAGAAAAGACAGATGCTTGTTGTGGTAAATGTAAAATGGacaaataaagcaaaaaaacgaataaactttaaaattcgCTGTCATAATTGTCAACCTCTAttgaattagattaaaattttatcttcctGTTCCACTATTGCATAATTTGCGAAAAAagctttttaacaaatttatcgtcaaatgtaaatttaagtATGTGTAAGTTTGAACAGGTGTGCATTCGAACACTATCCATATTAAACCCCCGTCATCCCCAAGTTGTTGATAGCGGAGCGATAATGGGCAGATAGGAGGGTCCGCGTGGGCGAATTACGTCATACGCCCACCTGTAGCCCGCTCGCATATATAGATGCTGGAACATTGTATAGGGTGTACGTGGCATAAAATACCCGCAgctcatttttttcatctgctattattagaaaataaaataattagaaaagaaaatgattaaacTGCAAAAAGTGCAAACTCTAAACACGCTTGGAATAATAACttagagaatatatatcgatagtgtgagaaaaagattttgaaaaaaattagaatgcgaataaaatgtaaagttattacaatttatatatagtgttttctccaaatatatattagagtattttgcatattaaaattgttttttattttacattattaaagattatattgtagaagtagaatattgtataaagaatatattgtacGAGGATTAAAACGCATATCGATGAAACAACTGatgtcattgaaaaaaaagaacacagGGTACATGATAAAATAGCGAGGGTGGAAGGCGGCGCCGGCCGCACCCCGACGTCGCGACGTCAGTCGTTGTTCCAGCGTGGCTCAACAAGTACACGCGGCACCGAGCTGCGACggtttcaaattttgaaaaagtccTGACGTGGCTTCGTATCCTGActgtttaaaatgtattaaataacgaaaataacattaatcgCGAGAAAAATCACAGAT
This sequence is a window from Cataglyphis hispanica isolate Lineage 1 chromosome 17, ULB_Chis1_1.0, whole genome shotgun sequence. Protein-coding genes within it:
- the LOC126856144 gene encoding 2-(3-amino-3-carboxypropyl)histidine synthase subunit 1, with the translated sequence MAGQCDSVVVIKAKSVRKVFKAPMRASKIPETLLNDPLLNSAIAALPSNYNFEIHKTIWRIKEAKAKRVVLQMPEGLLMYATTIADIIEDFTEAETVIMADVTYGACCVDDYTTRALDADFLIHYGHSCLIPVDQTADIKMLYVFVNIKIDIAHCVACLQATLPVTTKLALVSTIQFATTVQAVALELRRGGYEVSVPQSKPLSPGEILGCTAPQVRCADAVIYIGDGRFHLEAAMIANPKLRAFKYDPYAKKLTEEFYDHERMLKTRYEAIQRAAKTDKYALILGTLGRQGNPNVLKTLQNRIEALGKENVVILLSEIFPDKIKLFKGVDAFIQIACPRLSIDWGVAFEKPFLTPYEGAVALRMTDFDMERPYPMDFYATISLGPWTANHKESELEKTDACCGKCKMDK